A DNA window from Verrucomicrobiota bacterium contains the following coding sequences:
- a CDS encoding antibiotic biosynthesis monooxygenase, translating to MLIIQVQVRVKSEHVDAFRAATVANARESVREAGIARFDVLQDLTDPTRFLLVEVYRNPEAPGRHKETAHYALWRDTVAPMMAEPRSSVKLTSVFPDDGGW from the coding sequence ATGCTGATCATTCAGGTCCAAGTGCGGGTGAAATCGGAACATGTGGATGCCTTTCGCGCCGCGACAGTCGCCAATGCCCGGGAAAGCGTGCGGGAAGCCGGCATTGCGCGCTTTGATGTGCTGCAAGACCTCACTGATCCCACTCGGTTCCTGCTGGTCGAGGTGTACCGGAATCCCGAGGCGCCCGGGCGGCACAAGGAAACGGCGCACTACGCCCTTTGGCGTGACACCGTGGCGCCGATGATGGCCGAGCCGCGTTCCAGCGTGAAGCTGACCAGCGTGTTTCCCGACGACGGCGGCTGGTGA